GGCGTTTCGAGCACCACCACCTTCGACTCCAGCTCTTTCGCCACTGGCGTGCCGACCGAGGTGGCGAGCGCGGTCTTCCCACAGCCCACCTCACCGCTCAAGATCACGAGCGGCGTTGAGCGCCGGGCCAACTCCGCCAGGGGCAGTCCGTCCGGATGGTGGCGCTTCAACCACTGCTCGAGCCGCTCCGGTGCGAGCAGGAGCAGTAGCTCGTCCCGCAACTGCTGCTTCTGCATGTCGATGCCGAGGAGTCCATCGAAACGCTCCTGCGCCTGCTTCGAGGGATGCACCGATTCCAACAGGTTCAATGGAGCCATTACCAATCCCCCACGCGATTGCGAATAACGCCATACCCGTCGCACGAATAGGCGCGGTCCCGCGTCTTCTCCCCCTTCAGGTAGGCGGCGGGAGAGGTCCAGTTCCGCGCCTTGATCTCCGCCTCGATCTCGTCCGGCAGCGGGCGCTTGAACAACACGACAAGTGAGGCCCTGGTGCCATCCGGGAACTCATAGAGCTGCATCCCTCCCGACCGTCCCGCCTCCTGGAGTGAGCCGTCATTGCTAACGTCGTAGTGGAACCCGCGGGGGCGCTGGCCCGGCGCCTCAAGCTGGAGCTCGAAACTGGA
This region of Archangium lipolyticum genomic DNA includes:
- a CDS encoding HORMA-1 domain-containing protein yields the protein MTYTQTRTASMSSTATEARVREVMKHIFADITGLEMRGFTSHESATKWRDDLIWMLSNEVTSSFELQLEAPGQRPRGFHYDVSNDGSLQEAGRSGGMQLYEFPDGTRASLVVLFKRPLPDEIEAEIKARNWTSPAAYLKGEKTRDRAYSCDGYGVIRNRVGDW